GGTCTCCTCCCGTCTGGATGGCCGCCGGGGCCGTGCTCTGCCGGATCACGACGAAGGTGTTGGCCGAATCCGCGACGGGGTCCGTGCTCGCCTCGTGCTCGTCCACCGCGATCAGGTTCCCCCCCGTCACCTGGCACATGGTGAACGAGCCGCGGGCCTCGAACCTCACGCGCCAGTCGATCAGCTTCAGCGAGACGGCGGTCGCCTCCCCGCCCCCCAGGTCGAATTTGCCCGCCGCGTCGCACAGCTTCGGCAGGTCCATGTTCCGGGGCTCGTCCTCCCATCCCCGGATCTGGTTATATAGATCCTGGACCGTGACCGACACGTCCGGCGCCGCCACTTCTATGATTCTATTCACACGGTCGAACGTCAGGGTCGCCATGGCTCACTCCTCTTTTTCGTCCTCGTCCTCCGACTCCGGGTCGTCCTCGATCTTGTCCCAGGGGATGATGACCTCCTCCGCCTCGGAGGTCTCGTCGGCATCCTGGGAGTAGACCCCCGCTGGCGCGACCACCTGCTTCTGCCAGATCCGCTCCCACCAATTCTTGACGACCTCGAACGGGAAGCGCTCCTCCATGAGCGAGCCCCAGGCCGGCACCTGCCAGTCCTCCATCCGGTTGATGCACTTCCGATGGTGCACCACGTAGAACGGGGCGCCCACGGCCAGCACGTCGTCCAGGTCCTTCAGGTGGTTGTTCACCTCGTCCGGGTCCAGCTCGCACATCACCTTCGTGGCCACGGCCAGGTCGAACTGGCCCGTCAGCATCGGAACCCGCTCCTGCGCGAACGTCACCCGCCCCACGTCGATCCCCGTGTTCTCCAGGTAGTAGCGCTGGATCGCCAGCATCGGCGCCAGGTCCACGATGGTCAGCTCCACCCTCGGAAAGTGCGACAAGATCATCCTGGCCATGCCCCCGTACCCGCCGCCGATCTCCACGACCCTCTTCGCCCGCTTGAGATACGGCCACAGACGCCAGGCCGACCACGCGAACTCGATCGAGCTCAGGCTGACCTGGCCGATCCCAGGCACGGGGTGGCACCTCGGCTCCCCGAAGGGGTGCTCCTCGGCCATGCCCCAGAACTCCCGCGGCACCCGGTCCATGAAGGTCTTCAGGTCCACGGGGAACTGCTTGTCGAAGTGCAGCCGGTTTCTCGGCGGCTTCGAGTTCGCCTGATAG
The bacterium DNA segment above includes these coding regions:
- a CDS encoding putative sugar O-methyltransferase; the protein is MMRCDGTTGHMDRNYQANSKPPRNRLHFDKQFPVDLKTFMDRVPREFWGMAEEHPFGEPRCHPVPGIGQVSLSSIEFAWSAWRLWPYLKRAKRVVEIGGGYGGMARMILSHFPRVELTIVDLAPMLAIQRYYLENTGIDVGRVTFAQERVPMLTGQFDLAVATKVMCELDPDEVNNHLKDLDDVLAVGAPFYVVHHRKCINRMEDWQVPAWGSLMEERFPFEVVKNWWERIWQKQVVAPAGVYSQDADETSEAEEVIIPWDKIEDDPESEDEDEKEE